The following nucleotide sequence is from Ferruginibacter lapsinanis.
TTGTTGCTTTGTTAGCGATCAAATTTTTTATCGGCTTCGTTCAAAAATACGGTTTCCGTATCTGGGGTATTTATAGGATCATTGTTGGAATTATTCTGCTGATTCTTATCTGGAGTGGTTTTATTCAATAATTTATTGTTTGTTTACATGATTAATTATTAATTTTTCATTCTTAATTATTACAAATGCAAACTGCTTCAAAAAAGGTTGTCAATGGTTGGGCTATGTACGATTGGGCCAACTCGGTATATAATCTTGTAATTACCACCACTTTTTTTCCTGCATATTATGCCGCTATTACAGGCCTACATAATTTCCCAAATGGTGTTACATTTTTAGGACGTCGTTTTGTAAACACCGAGTTGAAGGATTATGTTTTAGCATTTGGATTCTTAGTGATCGCTCTGATCTCTCCTATACTATCCTCAATTGCCGATTATAAAGGCAATAAGAAAAATTTTATGCGGTTCTTCTGCTATCTGGGTGCAGCAAGTTGCTCCCTACTTTTTTTCTTTGATAAAGATCATGTGACTCTTGGTTTAATGTGTTTTATGTTTGCCGGTATTGGTTTTTATGGCAGCCAGGTCTTTTATAATTCTTATTTGCCAGAAATTGCTGCCGAAAAAGATATGGATAGAGTAAGTGCTAAAGGATACACAATGGGATATATCGGCAGTGTATTGATGCAACTAATTGGTTTTGCCTTAGTGATGACAATGAAAGACAAAGGGTTGGCATTGACCATTACTTTTTTATTAGTAGGAATATGGTGGGTAGGCTTTGCACAGATCACTTTCAGTAGACTTCCTATGAGTTCTGCAAGCGAAAGAAAAGCAAAGAAACATGTACTGGTGAATGGTTTTCATGAATTAAAATTAGTTTGGCAACAGATCACACATATGCCCGTCTTAAAAAGATTCTTGAGTGCATTTTTCTTTTATAGCATGGGGGTTCAAACTGTAATGCTGGTAGCAATCGACTTTGGTATCAAAGAACTAAAGTTAGCAGATGACAAATTGATCATCACCGCTGTGATCATTCAATTGGTTGCTATAGCCGGAGCAGTAGCTATGTCCAAACTTTCAGAAAAATATGGCAATATAAAAGTTTTGCTTTTTACTGTGTTATTATGGATAGGCGTTTGTATTACAGGTTATTTTATTACGACTGAAATACATTTTTATATCATCGCTTCTTTAGTTGGTTTAGTAATGGGTGGTATACAATCTCTTAGTCGTTCTACCTATTCCAAACTAATGCCTGAAACCAAAGACACCGCTTCTTTCTTCAGCTTTTATGATGTTACTGAAAAACTGGCTATCGTTATTGGCCTATTTACATTTGGCTTGATAGAAGGAATCAGCAGTATACGACAATCCATTTTATCGTTGGTTGTATTTTTTCTGATTGGCTTTATTTTGTTGCTGTTAACTGCTCGTAAACAAAGGAGAATAACAGTTTAATGCTTCATGTTTTTTCCTGTTATAAATAGGGCTTATCTAAAGTAATGTGTCTTATTATTACTGATTAGGTGTTGTATCACTTTTTTCTGTTAGATTTAACAGACACAAGCAATATCAACCTCTCTTGTAATAAAGAAAAAGATCAACATTAATAATGAAAGTTTCACAATTTATACCTCCGATAATTTTTAACATCTATAAGAAAATACGATCCACTAAAGCTGGCAGGTATAAAATTGGCAAATATGAAATTGATATCCCTCCGAATTTTGCTTTACCCGCTATTCAAAAAGCACATAGATTGTATGATAGATTTTTACCGGTTTTAGCTAAAAATTTATCCCATGATAAACTTATTATTGATGTTGGAGCAAATATTGGAGATACCACTATCAGCATGTTACAAAATTGCACAAATCCAATAGTGTGCTTTGAGCCATCTGATATATTTTTCGATTATTTGAAAAGAAACTTAAACAAGTTATCGCCTACAGATGCAGGCAGAGTGGATACTTTTAAGCAACTTGTTGGAACAGGCAATCTTTCAGGAGGGTTGAACCATCATGCTGCAGGAACTGCTACATTGCAGCTCAGTGAAAGCCAGACAACTATTACGCATATACCGTTAGATAAATTGATTGATGATAGCAGCAATGTGATATTATTAAAAGTGGATACTGATGGGTTTGATTTCGATGTAATCAAATCTGCAGAAAAAATATTATCAAATTCTGAACCGATCTTATTTTGGGAAAATGAAATATCCGAAGATTTTCAATACGAGGGTTTTGAAACTCTGTACACACTCCTGATCAAAAAGGGGTACAAATACATTTATATATTTGATAATTTTGGTAACTTAATGGTGGAAGAATCAACTTTTGAAGTACTGAAAGACATCAATGCTTACGTGTATAGTATGAAAAAAAATAATTGCACCAGAACAATTTATTATACAGACATACTGGCCGTAACTGAAAAAAATCATTCATTTGTAAAAAATGCGATTTTGGAATATAAAAAAGCATGGATAAATAAATAAATTACAGCATACAGTAAAATGAAATTGTATTCTATCAATACCGGTTACTTTAAATTAGATGGAGGGGCTATGTTTGGCGTAGTACCCAAAAGTATCTGGAACAAATTAAATCCAGCAGATGAAAATAATATGTGTAGCTGGGCACTGCGATGTTTATTAATTGAAGACGGTGATAGGTTGATCCTGATCGATACCGGCATGGGGGATAAACAGGATGCAAAATTTTTTAGTTATTACTATCTGCATGGTGACAACACGTTAGATAAATCATTAGCGAAACATGGTTTTACAAAAGATGACATTACAGATGTGGTCTTAACTCATTTACATTTTGATCATTGTGGCGGGGCTATCATAAAAGATAATGACAAGCTTGTTCCTGCTTTCAACAATGCTGTTTACTGGAGCAACAAAAAACATTGGAAATGGGCCACGGAACCAAACGAAAGAGAAAAAGCTAGTTTTTTAAAAGAAAATATTTTGCCTATTCGGGAAAGCGGCTTCTTGAAATTTATTGAAGTTTCGGATAACAATAAACAATTAGCAACAGATGAACGCATCCCTCAGCTATCTTTTTTTATTGCAAACGGCCACACTGAAGCAATGATGCTACCGATAATCAATTACAAGGGCAAAACAATTGTATTTATGGCCGATCTGCTTCCGTCTGTTGCACATATACCATTACCTTATATTATGGGGTACGATATGTTTCCAATAAAAACATTGGAAGAAAAGAAACGATTTTTACAAACAGCGGTAGAAAAGGAGTATATACTTTTTTTTGAACATGACCCTTTGATTGAATGCTGCACAGTTCATCAAACTGAAAAAGGAATCAGAGCAAACAATACGTTTACACTAAGTGACCTGTAACAAACTATTGCCCTCTTACACTTTGCAATGACGTTAATGGGTATCTTAAATTCTTATACCCATACATATCAATTTTTACAGTCCCAACACTGATCGGACTTTCTACTCTTAATAGTAAATGATTGGGATCATCACTTACCCATGCCGTCATTTTCTCCCCACCTTCAAACATAGTTCCCTTTATCAACAAAGGTTTGAATTTTATAGCTCTGAATTTTCCGTAGCGGGTCTTTACATTTTCTTTTCCAAGATACCGTATGTACAAGTGATACACTTCATCGTCTAAAAACATGTCGAATGGAATTTTATCTCCGGGGTTATACTTACTGAAATTTATATTACGAGCATAATAAATAGAACTTACCACATCCTGAATGCAATTAGGTGTTTTGAAAATACCATTTGTACTCACCGCTGTACCAGCTCCCTGATTGAACGTTACGTTATTATAAATTTTGTGTCCGCCTTCATCTACATTACGAATAAATTTTACCGGCAGCATTGTTGAAGTATCAATATAAGTTTCATAACGATCTCTTACCCTGAAGAAATTATCAAAGAATGAATACGACTTTCCATCTCCCACACAATGGTAAACTGTTTTACCGTTAAACCTTTCCAGTGTAGTAACAAAAGTGGCTTCGCCGGCACCTACATACATCCCCAGTGCATTATAAAAAACTTTCAGAGTAACACTTTCTCCTTCTTTAAATGCGGTGTTTTTAATTCCGCAAAAATCATCACCCGGTACTTGTTTTGGCGCAAACGCCATAAGACCTGTTATCAGAACAAATATTTTAATTAAGTTTCTCATCTTTTTCTTTTAGAATTTTTATACTCAAAATCAGCAAACTACCGATGATTGCCGGTACCACTAAATTAATCAACCAAATACCTAATGCTGCTGCACCTACGCCTAATTCATTTCCGGTGTAAAATTTCAAAATCTCCCAACTGGCTTTTGCCCTTACAGGCAATTCTACAAAACCTAATGTTGGTGCAACTGCCATCACTAAATAAAATACCGTCATTAACCAAAAACATAACCAGCCTCCTATACCAACATGCATTACCTGTAATAAAAGAACGTATTGCAAAACAAATACCAGAAATCGCACAAACGATAAAAGCAAGATCGTAAATAACTGCTTATCGCTAAATTCATCCAACACACTTATATGACGTACTACTTTTTGCAGAGCCGGTACTTTTTCCATCATTCTAACCAGCCAGCCTAAACGTAAATAAAACAGCAACAAAAAAACAGTCACGCCAACACTCAAATAAATTAGAACATTACTCCAAAAGTCTGGTAAAACATTTAATGCGTTGCTATTGTTTTGTGAAAAAAATCTTAAAAACAATAAACCAAGGCATCCCATGATCAAAGTAATCAACAATTGACTGATACTTCCAACAATAGTCAATGATATTGCTTTTATTCTATTTTCATTTTCAACATACAAAATTCTACCTCCATACTCCCCAACCCTGTTAGGCGTAAGCATTGTAACACTACAGCCAGACAACACTGCCTTATAAGCCTTAATAAAAGAAAAACGCTGCAAATGATGAATGAGTAGCTGCCACTTTTTTGCCTCAATTCCCCAATTCACAAACATTAAAAAAATCACCAGCCAAAATTTCCAATTAAGCCAACTATCTTTTATTTCGTGCCATCTGTTTGGCAGATCGGGCTGATTAACTATCTGCCGATACAAACTCCATGAAAGTATGATAAATAATAGAGGACCTAAAAAATAATTGATTAATATTTTGATATACCTGTTCAACCCGATTTGATTACTTTTATACTACAAGTATAGTTTAAAAAAGGGGCAATTCAGTAAACCTAAAAACAAAATTTCTCTTATACATGACATCAAAAACAATTCTAGGCATTGATCCCGGCACAGTTGTCATGGGCTATGGCTTGATAAGAATTACAGGAAGCACTATAAAATTAGTAGAAATGGGGGTTTTAAAACCAGGCAAAGTTGAAGATCCGTATAAAAAACTACAATTGATCTATAACACAGTTAGTGGTCTCATTGTTAAATACAAACCGGATGTATTTGCCATTGAAGCTCCTTTCTTTGGAAAGAATGTACAGAGTATGCTTAAGCTGGGCCGGGCCCAGGGAGTAGCTATTGCAGCCGCCATGAGACATGGTTTAGATGTAACTGAGTATTCTCCCAAAAAAGTTAAACAATCAATTACTGGCAATGGAAATGCGAATAAAGAGCAGGTATTAAAGATGCTTCAACGATTGCTACAATTTGAAGAAAATCCAACCTATTTAGATGCATCAGATGCATTAGCCGTAGCTGTGTGTCATTATTTTCAGGAAAAGACTGTATCAGTATCCGGAGCAGGCAAATCAAAAGGATGGGATGATTTTCTGAAAAAAAATCCCGAAAGAATTAAGTCTGGTAAAAGCGTAAAGTAATTAACCGTTGCTTTTTTATTAACTTCCACTTAACATAGATTAACAGCGTTGAGATGAAATTAAATAAAAACTTTGCAGAATACATTTTATGACAATTCGTTCCAAAACATTACGGTTAGTGCTGCTCGTGAGCACCCTTTTGATAGCCGTGATCATTGCAGTGCAATTATTCTGGCTGCAAAAGGTTTATTTATATGAAGAGAAGCAATTCAACATTAATGTTTCAAAAAGCATACGTGGTTTATATGATGATATGGAATTGGTAAATGATGTTTCTGATAATAAACAAACGATCATTGAAAATCCCAGCCCGGATATCTATTTATTCAGAGTAGATTGTATCCCAAGCCTTGATACACTTTGGATGAGCATCAAATCTGAATTCACCGATTTTGATGTATACACCGACTGCAAAATAGGCGTCTACAACAATCATAAGCAAGCATATATTTTTGAGAATTATATCGACCTGCCGGATGCTTACAACAAAAAAGGCATCCCTAAAAGTTTACCGGTCTTTTCAAGAAACTATGACTATATCATGTATCTTTTTCCTCACAGGAGTCAGTACATTTTGAAACAGATGTTTTTCTGGATCGTATCAAGTGGCACGCTTTTAATTGTATTGATCGGTTTTGGAATAAGTATTTTTTATTTATACCGTCAGAAATTTTTAAACGAAATACAAAAGGATTTTGTAAACAATTTCACACATGAGTTCAAAACTCCTTTAGCGGTAATGAAAATTGCATCTGAAGTATTACAACAATCTGATATCAACAATAAACCGGACAAACTAAAGACCTATGCCAATATCATCAATGATCAAACAACGCATTTGCAGGCGCAGGTACAACGCCTACTCGAAATAGCATATACAGACAGAAGTAGCCTGCCGCTGCAAAAAGAAAAAGTCAATATCAATGAACTGATCGCACAATCAATTAATGACCTGCAACCACTGATAGAAGAAAAAAGGGCAATCATTAATACTAGTTTCCCTACAGGAGAATGTATTATTTCGGCGGATAAATCCTATTTACTGCTGACTTTCGTAAATCTCATTGAAAATGCCATTAAATTTTCCAGGCAGCCTTCTATAGATATCATAGCATCTATAGAAGAACATACTGCCAGTATTTCAATAAAAGATAATGGAGTAGGTATCAGCAAAGAAGAACATAAAAAAATATTTGATCGTTTTTACCGGGTTACTGAGGGGGAATTGCATACTACTAAAGGTTTCGGACTTGGCTTGAATTTTGTTAAAAAAGTAGTAGATGCACACAATGGCAAGATTACAATAATCAGTGAGCAGGGCAAAGGAAGTTGTTTTATTATAAAATTACCAACAACCTAAATATCGTTTCATGAGTAAAGGAAAAGTACTTTTAGCAGAAGATGATCTGGCATTAAGTTTTGTAATAAAAGATAATTTACAAGACGCCGGCTATGAAGTTACTCATTGCCCGGACGGAGAAATAGCATGGCAGCAATTTCAAAAAAAAGAATTTGATATTTGTTTATTAGATGTAAACATGCCTGTGAGAGATGGCTTTTCATTGGCAAAAAAGATCCGGCAGTTAAGTGATGTTGTCCCTATCTTATTTATTACAGCCAAGAGTATGGAAAGTGATAAAATAACAGGATTTAAAACCGGTGCCGATGATTATATCACCAAGCCTTTCAGTATGCAGGAACTGTTGATGCGTATGGATGTTTTTTTACGTCGATCAAAAAAATTGTCCTCAGACACACAATTGGAATACACTATCGGTAAACTAAGATTTGTTACCGCCGAACTTAAAATATATATTGACAAAGAAGTAATTTCTTTAACTCAAAAAGAAGCTGATCTGTTGAATTTTTTTGCAAAGCATATCAACAAGATATTAAAAAGAGAAGAAGTATTGCTGAATGTTTGGGGTAAAGATGATTATTTTTTAGGTAGAAGTATGGATGTATTTATTACCAAACTTCGTAAGCATCTTAAAGCAGACCCATCTATTATTTTAGAAACAATTCATGGTGTTGGCTTTAGACTAAATGTGCCAGAATAGCCTGTTGTACTTCTTTTAACTTTTCGGCTGACAACTCCAGTTTTTCATTGGTGAAATTCAGATCATCCGCAGAATTGATAGGCATTAAATGCAAATGAGCATGTGGCACCTCTAACCCTACAACACTTACTCCGCAACGATTACAATCAAATGCTTTTTCTATAGCATGTGCAATGGGTTTTGCAAATACCAGCATCTTACTCAAATAATTATCTGACAGATCAAAAAATTTATCTGTTTCTGTTTTAGGCACTACCAATACATGGCCTTGTACCAATGGAAAAATATCCAGAAAGGCAAAGAAATTTTCATCTTCAGCGATCTTATAAGACGGGATCTGACCGGCGATTATTTTAGAGAAGATTGTCATACAAATATTTTTTATAAAATTACAAACAAAAAAGCCCTACTCAAAATGAACAGGGCCTTTTAAAAATTTGATAACAATTAAATGGTAATATTTTCCACTTTAAATTTAAGTTGCCCGGCTGGCACCTGCACTTCAGCAATATCGCCAATTACTTTACCCAGCAATCCTTTTCCAATTGGAGAGGTTACAGAGATCTTACCCAATTTCAGGTCTGCTTCTTTTTCTGAAACTATCTGATAGGTAACTTGTTTTTTTGTTCCCATATTGGTTACCGTAACCTTGGTGAGAATAGACACTTTGCTGGTATCAATATTTGTTTCATCCAAAATACGGGCCGTAGCAATTACACCTTCCAGATATTTGATCTTGGCCTCCAACATACCTTGCGCTTCTTTTGCCGCGTCATACTCAGCATTTTCTTTTAGATCACCTTTTTCTCTGGCTTCGGCAATAGCTCTGCTGGCTGCAGGTCGTTCAACACCTTTCATATGTTGCAACTCCTCTTTCATTTTTTCAAAAGTGTCTTTCTTTACATAATTAGTATCACTCATAACAAATCGTTTATAGTAAATAGAAAAAAAAATACAACGCCTCAGGAATGCCTAAGGCGTTGTATATTATCACAAATATAATATTTTTTTTAAACTCCCAACTTTTCCAGAATTACTGCACTCATTTTATAAAATGCCTCATGGCTGTAACCGGCTATGTGTGGAGTAATTACCACATTTGGCTGCGATATCAAAAATTCTACTTGTTCTTTTTGAATAGAGGTTAAGGTCTCCAGTTTTTCATTTTCCAGAACATCTAATGCCGCTCCAGCAATGAATTTTGCCTCCAAAGCCTTGATCAGGGCTGCAGTATCAACCACTTTCCCTCTACATGCATTGATAAAATAGGGCTTTTTTTGTAGTGAAGTGAAGAACGCATCATTGGCCATATGTCTTGTTTCATCTGTTAATGGCACATGAAAACTGATCACATCAGCATATTTGCATATTTTTTCCAGATTAGCTTCTTTAATGTACTCCTTTCCAAAACCAAACTTGTATTTATCATACGCCAAAACAGTAACATTAAATGGTGCCAGTAATTTTGCAAAAGAACTCCCGGTATTACCATAACCAACAATACCGATCGTTTTTCCAAAAAGTTCTGTGCCTCTGTTCACATCTCTGAGCCATTGCTGATTCTTCACTTCTAAAAAACTTTTTGAGATATTATTGGTAAGATTCAACAATAATCCCAAAACATGCTCTGCTACTGCATTACGATTACCTTCGGGGCTGCTCATACATATTACACCTCTGCTTTCTGCATAATTTGTATCAATCAATTCCATACCACTTCCCAAACGACCTATCCACTTCAGTTTTATTGCTTTATCTAAAATGTTTTTATCAATACGTAATCTTGTGGTTACGATCAGACCTTCGGCTTCAGCAATTAATCCAGCCAATTCTTCGTAATTGATTTGAGGTAGGTACATCACTTCATACCCTTTTTGTTCCAGCGTATCCATCAAATACTGATGTGCACTGGCTGTAATAATCACCCTTGCTTTTTTTGTATTCATCTCTATAGTGCGGCTATCATACTAATTTCAAGATTCGCATTTTTGGGTAAACCCTTTACAGCATAAGTTTCCCTTGCCGGGAAATTGCCGGAAAAATATTGAGCATAGATGGTATTTACACTGCCAAACAAATCCATATCACTTAATAATATCGTTGTTTTAACTACATTGCTCAAATCCATCCCGGCTTCTGCCAACACATTCTTCAGATTTTGCATTACCTGATGCGTTTCTTCCTCAATATCTTTATTTGCCAGATCATTAGTGCCTGGTATCAAGGCTACTTGTCCGGACAGAAACAATAGATCTCCCACTTTTACAGCCTGGCTGTACGGACCAATAGGTGCCGGAGCTCTTTCTGTATTGATAATTTCTTTACTCATTTTTTATTTATAAAACACAAATATATCTTTTTGCTACGACGTATTTTTGTAAAAATTTACATAAGATAGTATATGCCACTTATATTAAATATTAGCACTGCATTAGAAACAGCCTGCGTAAGCATTGCTAGGGATGGTGCTTTGTTGCAAGAACTTACAAATAGGGAACCAAAAGACCATAGTAGTTTTTTACAAGTGGCCATTAAACAGCTTTTGAGTAGTTTACAGATTGATATACAACAGATTGATGCTGTTACGGTCATTGAAGGGCCGGGATCTTATACCGGACTTAGAGTTGGTATGGCTGCCGCAAAAGGACTTTGCTACGCTATTAATAAACCACTTATAACTATTAATTCCCTTGAGGCATTAACAGCATCAGCACTCAATGAATTACAAACAGATATTCCTGAATTATTGCTATGTCCGATGATCGATGCAAGACGCATGGAGGTATATACTGCAATTTATGGTTCAAATCTGCAAATTATATTAAACCCTAGTGCCTTAATACTTAATCCCTTATCATTCGAAGATTTTTTTAACAGGCACCCAATTTTATTTTTTGGTTCTGGTGCCGAAAAATGGGGTAGGCTATGTGCTAATCCAAAAGCAGTTGGATTTCATAAAATTGAAATACAAAGTAAAATATTGAGTAATTTGTCTTTTAAAAAATATTTAGCAAAAGAATTTGCAGATATTGCTTATTCTGAGCCTTTATATATAAAAGAATTTTTCTCTCCAAATGCTTGATAATTTGATGCATATAATAAAAAGGGCAAAACTTATGCAACAAAAAGTATGTAGGATATTAAATGATTAATATATTTGCAGAACCTTATTCCTATAACCACTGTAACTCTTGACCGGAGTTGTAGTTTAAAACATCTGTACATGATCGCTAACAAAATTGACTATTACAACGTCAAAAAAGCAGCTTTAACGCTGAGAGCACTTAACCACAAGTTACGCCAACAGTTAATCAAATTGATTGATGAAGAACAAAAACTTACCGTAACTGAAATTTATGTTCGTCTTAGATTGGAACAATCTGTTGCATCACAACATTTGGCTATTTTACGAAAAGCCGGTATTGTGAATACACAAAGAGAGGGTAAATTCATTCACTACGTTATCAACCACAAACGTATTGAAGAAATTAACGAATTTGTGAATCAACTGATTACCTAGTGTTAAAGCAAGGAAAAAATTGAAAGCGGATGTTATAATGACATCCGCTTTTTGTTTTTTATCTTTGATGGATTAATTAATTTATATGTTTATAAAACAATTATATACAGGCTGTATAAGTGAAGCGGCATATTATATTGAAAGTGATGGAGAGGCCGCTATCATTGATCCGTTAAGAGATACAGAGCAGTATATTGAATTAGCTAAAGAAAGGAATGCCACGATCAAATATATTTTTGAAACACATTTTCATGCAGATTTTGTCAGTGGACATTTAGATCTTCATCAAAAAACAGGTGCTCCAATTATTTACGGTCCAAATACAGTAACAAAATTTTCGGTACATATTGCTACTGATGGTGAAACTTTTACACTGGGTAAAATTTCATTAGAAGTATTACATACCCCGGGCCATACAATTGAAAGTTGTTGTTATTTATTACGGGACGAAAACAAAAAAGCTCATGCAATTTTTACAGGAGATACACTATTTGTAGGAGATGTAGGCAGACCTGATCTGAGCAGCGGAGATCTAAGTAAAGAAGAACTTGCAGGAATTATGTACGACACCTTACAAAATAAGATCATGCCATTGGCTGATGATATTTTGGTATACCCGGCTCATGGGGCAGGAAGTAGTTGCGGTAAAAATTTAGGCGTTGAAAAATACAGTACAATTGGCGAAGAAAAACAATCAAACTACGCTTTACAACAACAAACCAAAGAAACATTTATTCAAACCATAACAGCAGACCTGGAAGCTGCACCAAAATATTTTTCAGTGAACGCACAATTAAATAAAGAAGGATACGAAGCCCTTGAATCAATAAAAAATAAAGCTTTGCAACCATTAGATATCAATACATTTAAAAATAGATTCAATAGCGACGCAATTATTTTAGACACAAGGCCGGCCGCTGTTTTTACACAAGGCTTTATCCCCGGAAGCATTTTTATAGGTCTTGAAGAAAGATTTGCAGAATGGGCCGGCAGCCTATTGCCATTTGACAAAACAATGATCCTTGTTACTGAAAAAGGAAAAGAAGAAGAAACTGTTGTCAGATTAGCAAGAGTTGGTTTTAGTAAAGTAGAAGGATATCTTGATGGAGGATTTGATACATGGCTAAATGCAGGAGAAACAATTGACCTGATCATCGACATCGAACCTGATGAATTAGCTATGGATATCAAACATGACAAGAATTTACAGGTAATAGATGTACGAAGAGAAACAGAATATGCTGTAGGCCACGTTAAAGATGCACTTAATCTGCCGTTGAATGATTTAACGGATCTTGCCACCATAGCAGCTTTTGAAGATAATCAAAATCTATATCTGCATTGTGGCGGGGGCTACAGAAGTGTTGTTGCCTGCTCTTTGTTAAAAAGACAAGGTGTACACAATCTCAGAAATGTTCTGGGTGGTTGGAAAGCCATATCCGAAGAAAAAAATATCAAAACTGAAAAGGAAGCCAGTGCATTAAACTAACCTTCGATTCTGTTATTTTTAAACTCTTCATTATACGTGTGTTTCCATCTGCGATGGCTCCATAAATAATTATCAGGCTGCTCACGTATGATATCTTGTACAAAATTTCTGTACATAATAGCTAATTGCTCTGGCGAATAATTTCCTGCATCTTCTACCACCAGTTTGGTATCAAAGCTGTAGTATCCTCTTTTTATTTTTCTGAAGTCTAGAAAAATAATTGTTGTATTGCTCCTTGATGCTGATTTGTAGGGACCTGCTACAAATGGTGTCTCTCTTCCAAAAAAATCAAGCCAATAGGCATGCTGTATTCTGGATGGACTCTGATCTGCCAACAAATACATCAAATATTGGCCTTTCATCAATTCAGGCATCTGTCTTCTAAAAGTAACAGTGGGTACCAATATTGTATTATATTTTGAACGGATCTTTAAAAAAAGTC
It contains:
- a CDS encoding MFS transporter, with product MQTASKKVVNGWAMYDWANSVYNLVITTTFFPAYYAAITGLHNFPNGVTFLGRRFVNTELKDYVLAFGFLVIALISPILSSIADYKGNKKNFMRFFCYLGAASCSLLFFFDKDHVTLGLMCFMFAGIGFYGSQVFYNSYLPEIAAEKDMDRVSAKGYTMGYIGSVLMQLIGFALVMTMKDKGLALTITFLLVGIWWVGFAQITFSRLPMSSASERKAKKHVLVNGFHELKLVWQQITHMPVLKRFLSAFFFYSMGVQTVMLVAIDFGIKELKLADDKLIITAVIIQLVAIAGAVAMSKLSEKYGNIKVLLFTVLLWIGVCITGYFITTEIHFYIIASLVGLVMGGIQSLSRSTYSKLMPETKDTASFFSFYDVTEKLAIVIGLFTFGLIEGISSIRQSILSLVVFFLIGFILLLLTARKQRRITV
- a CDS encoding FkbM family methyltransferase, with product MKVSQFIPPIIFNIYKKIRSTKAGRYKIGKYEIDIPPNFALPAIQKAHRLYDRFLPVLAKNLSHDKLIIDVGANIGDTTISMLQNCTNPIVCFEPSDIFFDYLKRNLNKLSPTDAGRVDTFKQLVGTGNLSGGLNHHAAGTATLQLSESQTTITHIPLDKLIDDSSNVILLKVDTDGFDFDVIKSAEKILSNSEPILFWENEISEDFQYEGFETLYTLLIKKGYKYIYIFDNFGNLMVEESTFEVLKDINAYVYSMKKNNCTRTIYYTDILAVTEKNHSFVKNAILEYKKAWINK
- a CDS encoding MBL fold metallo-hydrolase, producing MKLYSINTGYFKLDGGAMFGVVPKSIWNKLNPADENNMCSWALRCLLIEDGDRLILIDTGMGDKQDAKFFSYYYLHGDNTLDKSLAKHGFTKDDITDVVLTHLHFDHCGGAIIKDNDKLVPAFNNAVYWSNKKHWKWATEPNEREKASFLKENILPIRESGFLKFIEVSDNNKQLATDERIPQLSFFIANGHTEAMMLPIINYKGKTIVFMADLLPSVAHIPLPYIMGYDMFPIKTLEEKKRFLQTAVEKEYILFFEHDPLIECCTVHQTEKGIRANNTFTLSDL
- a CDS encoding DUF3108 domain-containing protein — protein: MRNLIKIFVLITGLMAFAPKQVPGDDFCGIKNTAFKEGESVTLKVFYNALGMYVGAGEATFVTTLERFNGKTVYHCVGDGKSYSFFDNFFRVRDRYETYIDTSTMLPVKFIRNVDEGGHKIYNNVTFNQGAGTAVSTNGIFKTPNCIQDVVSSIYYARNINFSKYNPGDKIPFDMFLDDEVYHLYIRYLGKENVKTRYGKFRAIKFKPLLIKGTMFEGGEKMTAWVSDDPNHLLLRVESPISVGTVKIDMYGYKNLRYPLTSLQSVRGQ
- a CDS encoding lysylphosphatidylglycerol synthase transmembrane domain-containing protein, whose protein sequence is MNRYIKILINYFLGPLLFIILSWSLYRQIVNQPDLPNRWHEIKDSWLNWKFWLVIFLMFVNWGIEAKKWQLLIHHLQRFSFIKAYKAVLSGCSVTMLTPNRVGEYGGRILYVENENRIKAISLTIVGSISQLLITLIMGCLGLLFLRFFSQNNSNALNVLPDFWSNVLIYLSVGVTVFLLLFYLRLGWLVRMMEKVPALQKVVRHISVLDEFSDKQLFTILLLSFVRFLVFVLQYVLLLQVMHVGIGGWLCFWLMTVFYLVMAVAPTLGFVELPVRAKASWEILKFYTGNELGVGAAALGIWLINLVVPAIIGSLLILSIKILKEKDEKLN
- the ruvC gene encoding crossover junction endodeoxyribonuclease RuvC, which produces MTSKTILGIDPGTVVMGYGLIRITGSTIKLVEMGVLKPGKVEDPYKKLQLIYNTVSGLIVKYKPDVFAIEAPFFGKNVQSMLKLGRAQGVAIAAAMRHGLDVTEYSPKKVKQSITGNGNANKEQVLKMLQRLLQFEENPTYLDASDALAVAVCHYFQEKTVSVSGAGKSKGWDDFLKKNPERIKSGKSVK
- a CDS encoding sensor histidine kinase — translated: MTIRSKTLRLVLLVSTLLIAVIIAVQLFWLQKVYLYEEKQFNINVSKSIRGLYDDMELVNDVSDNKQTIIENPSPDIYLFRVDCIPSLDTLWMSIKSEFTDFDVYTDCKIGVYNNHKQAYIFENYIDLPDAYNKKGIPKSLPVFSRNYDYIMYLFPHRSQYILKQMFFWIVSSGTLLIVLIGFGISIFYLYRQKFLNEIQKDFVNNFTHEFKTPLAVMKIASEVLQQSDINNKPDKLKTYANIINDQTTHLQAQVQRLLEIAYTDRSSLPLQKEKVNINELIAQSINDLQPLIEEKRAIINTSFPTGECIISADKSYLLLTFVNLIENAIKFSRQPSIDIIASIEEHTASISIKDNGVGISKEEHKKIFDRFYRVTEGELHTTKGFGLGLNFVKKVVDAHNGKITIISEQGKGSCFIIKLPTT